AGCCTCCTACCCTAAGAGCAATATATTTCTTTGGAACATTGGTTCACCAAAAAGAAGATATCGATATAGCATTTGTACCTTGGTGCCAAAAAGTTCAGTGGCCCTTTTTCCAATTCCATGCGTGAAGATTGCCTCAAGTGAATGTTTTTTCCTATCTACAACCTTCTTTGCTTTGCGGACATATTCAAGAGGGTCATCATACATAGCAATGTAGAATGGGAGTATGATTTGCCCCACTGGATTTCCCCATTTTACATCATTATTCTTGCTAGACTCCATCATCTGCGCTAACTCCTAAAGAAGCAAAATGATATTAATATATGCCAAAAGGTGTTGTAATTTgaaattttgtaaaaaaatacTTTCAAGAATTTTTGGCTTACTTGTATGCCAGGTGTTGACCTTACATTCACCATTAGAAGTGATCTCAAGCACACATCTTTCTTGGTGGCATCGTCGCCTATAGGAATGCAAGGAACATTAATCAATTTTCCTATAAATACACATCAACACAGGAGAAACAACTCTAACTCCCAGCTGTTCAAGTTAGAAATTAAGAATGCTAGAAGTACTCATTAGTCACTACACTCCTAATATTGATTGTAATAAAAATAATACTGTAAAGCTAATTTGAATGGAAAAACGTGTACATGAAAAatcattattatatatatattactacGTTGATGGTAAAAATTTTAACAATTGGACACGTCACAACTGATAGAGCAGTAAGAGTGTCACACTGATAGAGCAGTAAGAGTGTCACACTCACCGGACTTTCGGAAGTAATACCGGGATAGCGCAGCTGCTGTCACTCCGACTAACACGTCATTTACTGTCTGCGCATCAATTCATTGAGATATTAAGTGAACTTTATATAAGATGTGACCTCCAATAAATCATGAAAACTTTATATAACATGTAAGTAAATATTATTTAGATATTGAGAGCAATTCATGGAAAGGTTAACGTCACGTACGCAGCCGAGGACGTTCTTGACATGCTTGACGTCGTCGAGGCTGAGACCGCGGCTGACGAAGCGCTTGCGCCTGAACTCGACGCCCTTCACGCCCGTGAACACCGTGCGCGGGTCCCTGACGAGGTCCAGCGCCAAGGCGGCGAAGCTCACGACGTCCACGATGGTGTGCCAGGCGAGCAGGACGCAGGACAGGACCCAGGCGACGAACGGCATGGCGCCCGCCGACCTtgccggcgtcggcgaggccCCGTAGACGCGGCGCCGCCCCTTgaggcgcgcgggcggcggcatgGCCGACGGCATCACCGGCAGGGCCTTGGGGTCGGCGGCACTCCGCGTGCACGCCAGGAGCAGGGAGATCAGTGACGTGCCGTCGCCGAGGGCGTGGTTGATGCGGAACACGGCGGCCGACGCCGCTTCGGAGGTCGGGAAGTCCAGGATGTGGAGCTCCCACAGCGGCCGTGACTTGTCCATGGGGAGCGTGGACAGGGAGGACACGTAGTCCTCCAGGACCTTGTCGgggtcggcggcgatggcggcggggtCAAGGTCCGGGACGATGATATGGTCGTCAAGGTTCACCGGCGTCCGGACCCATCGATGCTCTGGCCCGTCTGTCACCTGCTCAAGTTCACTTCGTCATCTTGTGTACCATTATTGGTAACCTGGGCTTTGGATTTTGTTGCAATAAACTCTCTAAGTGGGAGAATTTCCATTTGAAACGACGTTTAGTTAACGtttcaaagttttttttaaatacgGAGTACATGCTCAAAGACTTACATGGATGCTGCAGAAGCGAGGGTGCCGCACGAGGGTGACCTCGAGGCCGGCGCGAGCCAGTTCAATGTCGATGGGCGCAGCgaggccgacgacggcgacgataCACAAATCGCTGTAAAATTGTGCCGTGGGGCTCAGGGGCTCATCGTCCGCTTCGCCGGTTGCCCCAACTCCACGAGTGTCTATTGAAAGCATGGGCAATGGCGGTGGTGAGACGGGGCTGGCACTGTGAACACCCATTCTTTCTAGTGTTACGGTGTCTCGTCTATGTTTGGATCCAGAGAGCAGCTGCACAAGGGGTGCTTTATATATACATCGTCACGGGCGTCCGGACGCGCGTCTCGCTTCGGATGGGAGATGTGGCACAAGCCTATCCACGTAATAGAGGTTTGCGTGATGGGTTTTGAGATGTTTAAATGTTGCAATATCTAGCTTCTGATGTTTTATCTATTGACTTTTTATGTTGCAGTACACCTGCCACTACTGTAGAACAAGCCATGCGAGACGGGTTATCACAAATGATTTTGCAAAGGAAATGGAGCTGTAGGAGGTGAAAACCGGTAGTGAAAATTACCATCACCGCTGGTTTGTATTACGAGCCGGCGGTGATACTATCACCAGTATCACCACTGGCTCGTAATACAAAATTTTCATCaacttcaattttgaaaacaacTCGCGTCCGACCCACGCcatcccctcccccccccccccggtgcACCCCCCGACCCCCATCTCGCGCACCCTCTCTCTCAAGCCGCCCTCTTCTCTCCGCTCcaccctccccgccggccaGATCTCCCCTCTActgccccctctcctcccccctccgttCACCCCTCGCTGGTAGTAGGGAGCGGTGGCAGGACGAGGTGTGGGAGCAAGACTCGAGGCTCGGCAGAGCATAGTGGCACATgggggagcggcggtggcgcaggatGGCCGCCCAGACTTGCCTCTATCCTCCCTGCCCAGATCTAGCCGGTGTGGGGGTCGAGGCGTAGCGGTGACGACGGATGAGGACCGGCGGCGCAGCTGGCTGACGTGGGTaagccacctccctccctccctccctctctatctctctctctctctctctctctctctctctctccccccccccctctctggTCGAGGGGCACGTGGTGGGGCGtcaaggctccggcggcggcggcgctcggtggggcggtggggccgggattggcctttttttgttttttgggaaGGGTCTCACCGCCGGTTTCAGAAGCGGCGGTGTcagaaccggcggtgatgggaTACCCTCATCACTCCCATCTTTCATATGACGGATCCAAAATCAGCGGTGAAGAGCACTTGAGAGCCGGCGGTGATAAGGCATTGTGGAGTAGTGTATATTTATATAGTATGAAAGTATTTTTGTGATATATCTAGTAGTATCAATTCTGCGTTGCCAGTCTATAATAAGTTTTCAAAGTTGAAAGGGTTTTATTTAGAACAAACCTAGATGGGTTTATGTCTAAGGTAGAATGAAATAATCAGAATTATTCATTGCAAGTAGGTGGCAGTTAGCTGCACACCTATTTGCAGCAGCATTTGATGCACATGTTTCTATCAGAGAAAGTACGCGACCGGAAACAAGGACGGTCCTATTATACATTGAAATTTAAAGATTTAGTAATTAAATACTAGTCATAGAGATAAGTTGAAATCACCACCATACCGTACTTGTGAACAAAACTACTTCATTAAAACTGTTTATTGGTTCACATGGTCTACAATAACCTAGATCCATCACTTAGATGAGCAATTAGATGGCCATCCATTAGATATGTTAAGGAAGCACTTAGATGGCCATCCATTAAAGTTTCAATGGCTATGAGCCATCCATTAGAGTTTCAATTAttaaatctctctctctctctctctctctctctctctctctctctctctctctctctctctctctgtgtgtgtgtgtgtgtgtgtgtgtgtgtacatTGTTGCAGTGCAAGTGGTACGACAGCACCGGGCCACCAAATTTGAGGGGATACCTAATGAGCAATAATTACTCCATCTAAGTGCAGTTTAGTTTCCAGTTTCCACGGCGTGTCAAGCCCACAGTCACGCACTAGACTGGAATctcgaagacatgaaaatttTCAGATGCCACCAAAATGAGTGAATTTTGGAAAACTTTGAAATTTCAGACAAGGATTCAGTTGTTTGATCGGTCAATGAATTTATATTTAAATTAAATTTTGCTACAATTTGATGAAATTTGGGCATTGAGCACCCATGCAGAAGATGGTGGGAAAACTGGGAGATACAGTGAGAGAGCTAAGAAGGAAGACAGTGAAAGCACACTATTCTCATGTTTATTAGCACTTATATACAACGTGAGAAAGGAACAAGGGAGGCATATAATTAGGGTTTATTCACACTTTCATACATATGGGAGTATGTGGGCTTGTATGGATCTTAGCAATGGCAGAAAAATTTAACTTCACCGCAGACTTTTATGCTAATTTAGTTTTATTTCTGGTAATCACTGTAATGAGTGAATTTAACCAAAATTTGGCCACTTCGGACAGAATCCCAGAACCCTAGCCTCACCTTCTTCAATTGATGCAGGAGCCAGGAGGTCTACACGCGCGCGCGCAATGCAAACGGCGGTTAGCGTGGTTTAGCGGGAAGGCAGACCTGAGGCCATAGCGCTGCCATCGCAAGTTTTCGTCCAAGATTTACTCCATACTGGGAAGCGCACAACTAGTGTGTCCATGAGGCAACCGATATTAGTGACCAGAGGAGTTCCTTCCttaatattaaagcaagtaaggcttctgcctctttttttttcatccgtCGTGACAAGTGGGACGTCCCACTTGTCATAGGGACAGGCAAAGGAAGGAATCGGCGCTtacgacggcgggcggcgctccGTCCTATTCTTCCCCAGCAGCCGGAGCCGTGGCCATCGGCTCCTGCAACGGCTGGCTCTCCATCATCAGTGTTCCTCCTCTACAGAAGGCTGGAGATCTCCCGCTCCCCTGCTGCCATGCCGTCGTGGAGCCGGAAGACGGTCCCTTCCGACGCCGCTGAATGCCTGGCGCGGTGGCGCCCTGGACCTGGTGCCCGCTGGCCTGCCGCCCCTCGAGGTAATCCTCTCGCCCCCTATCACCATCTGCACCTTCGATTCGTTCTCGGACTTCGGTCACGCCAACCTCGTGACGGTTGACCTTTCTCTAGCGCAGCAGCAAGTAGGGGCCTCTCTAGGCTAGGATTATTCGATTCCTCTCTGGAGCCGCGGCTTGAGTGTTTTGTGTCCCCCGATCTTGTGATCCGCTGCTGAATCAAGGGTTCAAGTTCAAATTGATCCTGAAATTGGGCATTCTAGGGGCTACCGGCCTGTTCTGCTTTCTTATGACTTGTAGTGTTTAGTTTTGAATTTCTTGTCTCCGCTATTTTTCCCAATCATTTTCTTTGGCTGAATAAGGATGAAGAGAATTTCTTCGTTTGTTTGATTTGAAAATTAAATGTTCTGCTTCAGATTGCGGAGCTGAGAACACCCTGAAGCCAGGAGATGTCATCCAGTGCCGTGAATGTGGATACCTCATCCTCTACTAGAAGCGAACCCGCCGCAGTAAGGCCACATCATTCCTTCTCTTTTTAGCTCCAATATATGATTGCTTGTGTTCTCATTGCATAGATTGAGTAGAGCAAACAATGCTATCAGTAAATCTAAAGACCAAATTCTGTTTTGGGGGGCTGATGATAAGCAACCTACATACTTTAAAACATCCTATACTTTAGTGGTTTGTCTTGGCATTTGTTGTTAGCTGTCACAGTGTGAACCAATTACTTGGGACAGATGAGTATCAAGTGCCGAGTATATGCTGACAGCAATGTCACATAAATGGTTTTAAAAGTACTGTCGTATAATGGAATAGATGTTAGCTGATTAATGAGCTTGGTTTACTCGAGTATACAAGTTAATTGTCGAAGACCCAGTTTCACTTCTAACAAATTAGGCCACTATTGACTGGCTATTTACTCAGTTAGGCTTCTTTTTAGAACATTACTTTCAAGTCTCTGTTAGCTATATCATCGCACTTCTTACATGGTGGTTGGAGGGACCCGAAGAACTCGAGGGGAGTGTCCCCAAGCTCTCCAAAGCTTGTTGGGATGTTAGTGGCCATGTAAGGGAGCTGGAGGTAGACGGCGAGAGCGGCACATCCCACGATTAGGAAAATCATCGGCATCGGTGTGCCACGTCATCAACAGAAATTTTCTAGTTAAATATAATGGTTAAGAAACACGATAGGTTTATGGTTTTCTAGAGCTTTCCAGCTCATTTAGATAGATATTCTAGATAATATTGATATTCAATTTTTATTTCTACGATAACATTGATCAATTGCAAGCTGTTTTTCTTGCAGATGGCTTCTTTGAAATAATCTGAGGACCCTCCATCGATAAACCTAAACGGGACTCACCGGCATAGATGGTGACAACATTAGAAATGGCAGTGGGTCCATGACAATTGACATCGAGCTACCACCAACTACTCACAGATTCTAAAGAACATAAGAGTCGGCTAGCAAGAAAGAAATAGGTATGCAAAAATGTCTCACCAGCAAAAGGATGAATTACTAAAAAATGGCGTGTCCTCAATTACTAAAAAAACATGCCATTTTTCATTGGTTTGTTTTATTGATCTTAGATCCAATCTTGCTCAAAGAAAATTGATATTATTTAGGCCTGAATTCCTAATATTATTGaagtctattttgatgataatTAATATGGGATATAATTAATATGGGATATAAATCAAGTCATCTTTGAGGTTTTGGTCATGTTTGCTGGGCAAGGGGTAGGCAaggatttttttcccctcccGTTGCAACAcacgggcatatttgctagtaatATTCTAAATTTCTAATTCCTTATTTCTGAATTAGGATGATATATGACCTGTTAATGGATTGGCGACAATAGCACTTCAAAATAATGTTCCTGAGAAGATTAAATATGAAGATATATATATTTGAATATTTCAGTTCAAGGAATACCAGAAGAAAGATAATTTTTAAAATACTCATTTAGCATGAATGCATGGTATTCACTacaagaaaactgagcatttgTCCATAGCGTTAGTACCGGACCGGGTCAAAATTTTTGGTCCTCGAAGACgttttagtaccgggttaaaacactacccggtactaactttagtaccggttgatgttATGATTCAGTACTAATGATCCTGGATCATTTAGCACCAAGCAATAACACCAGTATCCCGTtgagtaccatttagtaccgggcaataacaccaaccggtactaccGGTTATggtagtaccggttggtgttattgcccggtactaaatggtacttCATGAggtacttcaaaaggaaagaatATCTAACTTCATCACATGCactgtgtagatgagatggtaagaaagttcatgcgaggcttgaggtcgtgagTTCGAATCCCACAGACCGCGCATATTACGCGTGAAATTCGTGTGACTTGGGACGATGCGCGTGTGTGAAGGCCTCCCGGCTGTTTGttaattttttctttattttttaggTGTAAAGTTATTTAGTACAGATTGGTgttaccgaccggtactaaatgaccgGATATTTTAGgcggtactaaatggcatgTCATTTAGTACCGAAGAAGCGATACCGGTCGggtgcccggtactaaagggttcaGAAGTCGATTGTCCTATTAGTATTGCAAAACACATGAAGTTTTATATAATAAAATCTAAATacgtttttttttgtgtttcttaGAGATAGGGTCTCATTTTGTGTTTCGCACCAGAGCCTCGGTACGGCCCTCTTTCTCGAAGGCATCTTTTATGAACAGGTAACATCAACCCATTAGACACGCCCTCACCTCCCTAGACTTAAAGCTGACACTTACCCTCAACCTCCACCACCTGTTAGACTACCCACTAAGGAAGATCTAGAGTTCTAGACCAACGATTAGTCAGTAGAGCTCTAATTATTGTCCGGCGGAAAGATTAGTCATCCAGTATGGTATTATCAGGTAGTTTGCAGGTGCTAGCTGGCGGCCTGCCCAATTCTTGATTTTTTGTCATTTTCCACTCATAGATTATTGTCGTCATGAATTTTTGAAAGGAGCATAATTCAACCATAATCTGTTTCGGGCATTAGGATCGCTTTCGATCAGTTTCAGGACATTATTGATGATGCAGACATATGTAAATGTACACCATTAACCTGCCAAATATGTCCTCTTCTGTTTTAATGATGCTCACATATCAGCCTGATCGCTAGCATCCGGTTCCACCAGTGGAAAACagacctttagttccggttggtagggaTCATAGATtctaaaaatccatccgggactAACTATTCGAGATAAAATGGGGGGTCTTTAGTTCCGagtcattcacccgggactaaagtctccccttaccaaccaggactaaaaagtttcaaaaaaaataaaaaaagcccaCTCCGTCGGCGCCTCTCCACCGGCCCGTGCCGCTCTGCCCGTTTTGCTAGGAGATAAGGAGAGAGAGTGGGAGAGGGTTGGGCACAAGTCTCTAGGAGATAAGGGTGGGCGCGGGTTGCTAGACAGGAAAGAGAGAGGAGTTGGAGAGGTGGATAaatcccggttggagctaccAAACGAGACTAAtcattttatctcggttggtggctccaaccaggactaatttATTTTATCTCAGTTggtagctccaaccgggattaaaagctccacttttgtcctggttggaaccaccaactgggattaaaaggGCTCCGCCAGTCTACAAAATTTaaaaccaggactaaaggctctTTAGTCCCTGGTCCAAAGTCATCCGGGATAAAAGTTACTGGATGGATGGTCAGTTCTCTGCTTAGTGTTCCTTAATTTGCACGTCACCatcaatttatttatttttcagtaATATAGATCCTGAGCAGTGCTCCTCAAACACTTTTTatttgaaaaaggaaaaagacacTGGCATATGTGTGGACTCGATGTTATGCCTGTTTTTTTCAGCTCCCTGATGTTGTCCTCGACACTACCCATGTAGGCTGTCAGATTACTCTAGATGAAAACTTGTATCTTGAACTGGATTGATGTGCTGTAAGTCCCAACAAGTAAAGGATTATACATAGATCTTTAAATTCAGGTATTAATCAAATGGGAGGTGATCTGTGAAGCAGATAATATGCATGAGGTTGGGCGATCAAGTAAATGTGGTGATATTCGTGGAGATATTTAAAACCTATGAATTACATGACTGACACATATAGCTCTTGGAGATATTTAAACACTATAAAAAATGATTGATATCACCAAACACTGGAGACAACTCCAGAAATGCCTGTTATCAGAAAACAGAAAACAGGTAGTACATATGACACTAAACAGAGGTTGTGTTTTTCTTCAAAGAAAACCCACGTATACGACAGATGCTACTAGATTAACAATATTTCCTGAGtgcttttgcaaattgcaaatgGACAGGTGGCTGGTTTCTGATTGCAGGCTTTCTTTaggtgcatttttttttgtgaataCTTGCTCGAACCCTATATTGAACTTGCTGAGATCGGCAGAATCATAGCCCACCAGACTCCCATTTGTTACCGAAAAAAGTGCCATGTTAAGTCTTGGAAAAATATAAGTACCACGTACGTGGGAACTAGGCCGTAAGTAGACTTTGGACACGAGGTGTTACAGTCACATGACCAATAGAATTATAAATTTTATTGGTTAGACATAAAACCTAGGGTTCTGTCTAGATGTCATAGTTTGTCTCAGAAACTATGGTAATTATATTTTTCCAAGTACGAGGCCATGATTcatcagacaaaaaaaaagggtgATCTCAAGTGGAGCTTTTGAAACTCCAAAAAAGAGTACTACCTCCATTATTTGAAATCACAATGAATATTCATCAGAGCATCTACGCAACTATGTACGGATGTCAATACTACGATGTGAGTTTTCAAGTAACCGAAACCAAATTATGTTCTCTAGCTGTCAACGCACGGTACCATGCATATCACAGATAGTAAAAACAGTAAATAACTCACCAATCCTGAAACTCCTTAATTAACAGAGCTAATGATTCAAAAGTAGCTGACCAGAAACCTGCAGTAGAGAAACAGCTGAGCCCTACCGCATGCAGCTCTACAAGTTGGGTTCATCTCGTAGTGCTTCTActtgctcgccgtcgccgtcgccgtcacccTCAGCCGTGGGCGACCTCTGCCTCTGCCTTGCCActacggccgccgccacccgccccgTCATCCCTGACCTCGACCTCCACGTAGGCAACCCCGTCGGCGTGGTACTGCCtgagaatctcatcatcctcctcctgctTCGCCTTCAAGGCGGCGGCGATCTCGGCGTGTCGTAGGAGGAACTTATCTCTTCTCTCGGGCTTGTCCTTGTAGCGCTCCCCGATCCTCTCGGCGGTCAAGGGTTTGGAAGGCCCGGTGagggcgcgccgcgcgctccaGGAGCTGGTCGATGTAGTGCTGATACACCTTCACCAGGTTCGTCCAGCTCTCCGTCGccatgctctctctctctctctagaaaTCCTGACCCTAGACGTCCAGGGAGAAAGGAGTACGTTAGATTTATAGGACTCCAAACCCTAGGAGTACGTTAGATTTATAGGACTAATTTGGCGGATACTTAGAAATCCGATACAATTTTGTGCAAACTTTAGCAATAATAGTTACAGATCAAACTGTTCCAGCCACGAGAGAATTTTGGAACTCAAGAGTCAAACTGTTCTTGCTTGTCCTTTTACCACTACGTATCTCATCAATAACCAACATGTAAGTCTCCCAATTAATGATGAATATAATCCTCAACTGATCACAGACAACCATGAAAATTAACAAAGAAACTCAATTACTTAGTACTTACTATGTCGCTGATGCTCCAATCTCTAATTAGCTCCAGGGACTCGGCGACGCCATCCAGAAGCTGATGACGTGCACCTCTATTGTACAGTTGAGGTGCGACAGGTGCCCGTTACCTATTTCTGTGTCACACCTGATTTTATAAACAAAATTGAATCACATCACATATATGCTAGGATCTATTTATTCATACATGTGACATTTACAAGAGTGAATATCATAGCAATATTATTACATAATGATAAACTTCGTTAGAAAATGACCCGAGGtctaaaagaaaaatacatATATATTGAGTCTTCAGCGGAATGGGACTCCACAAGCAGCCAACCGGGGGTACACCAGCCTAGATTCTTCTTGGTTGAAGCCTTCGTTTTCAGTGAACTCTGCATCGATTCTGGAGGGATATATAATAATGGGACAAAGGAGGGGTGAGTACAGCAAATTATGCTCCGCAAGTATGGGAAAAGATTATGACATGAGACTTAAATAGGATGGCTTTTATGGGTTGACACGCGTTTAAGCAACATCACCTAGTTCTTATCCTAAGTCCTTAGCACCTATTTACTTAGATTTGAAACCACCCGTCTCAACCAGAACCATCCCATCAGAAATCCATCGAGACCTCGGAAATCCATCCCAGAAAATTAtaatataataaaataaaataaaggttggaaacttttagaaaataataaaatcatttgtttTATTCAGTGTTATATATTCACAACCCAAAATGGAAATTTTGGGTGTGACATTCGGGTTCTTACTGAAGATGCCAGGAATACCGGCCATCCATTATGGAGATCATAAGCTGGAGATCAGAAGAAATGTGTTCTGTTTTCAATTGGGAGGTTCACAATTTACCATTTTTAAGGTTTCCCGTTCATGTTTCCTAATATTATGTTGGCAACACATGACAATCGCATGCGTGTATACATCTTCTATTATTTTGTGAAAAAAAGAAAGTCGTTTTAATTTCTTTCAAGTTCGTACCAATTGTTATGAGCTGTCCCAATCATCATCTGGCTGCATTATTGATGATGCAGCACATATGTACATGTAATTGAAGCTGTCAAAGCTGGCCTCTCTTTTGTTTTAGTGGTGGTGGTCACATATCAATTCGGGGTAGCTAGCGTTCAATTCATTAATATGGATGCCACTATCAACTTGATTTGTCAATAATAGACCCTGGCGCTGACGCCCCGTCTCTTTCCACACAGAAATCAAGCTCTGCTCCACAAATGGGAGGTGCAAAATCAAGGtcctattatattttttttgttgctgaTATGTGTTTCCTTGGCGGTTGGCAGCGAGGAAATAAAAATTCCTAGCTAAGGATTGCGATTTACTTGGCAGGCGAGGGCAGCCAATGATTGCAATTTACTTGACAGGTGAGGGCAGCCAATTAAGGACGGCTGCCAAGAAAACTAATTTGATTGGcagttatgtctagatatataatgaaaactatgaatctagaaatatcAAATCGACCTACGATTtcggatggagggagtaataatatatataaagatATGTATCCCTCTTAAGTATTATCTTGTGTAATAttcttg
This genomic window from Setaria viridis chromosome 8, Setaria_viridis_v4.0, whole genome shotgun sequence contains:
- the LOC117833705 gene encoding wax ester synthase/diacylglycerol acyltransferase 11; translated protein: MGVHSASPVSPPPLPMLSIDTRGVGATGEADDEPLSPTAQFYSDLCIVAVVGLAAPIDIELARAGLEVTLVRHPRFCSIHVTDGPEHRWVRTPVNLDDHIIVPDLDPAAIAADPDKVLEDYVSSLSTLPMDKSRPLWELHILDFPTSEAASAAVFRINHALGDGTSLISLLLACTRSAADPKALPVMPSAMPPPARLKGRRRVYGASPTPARSAGAMPFVAWVLSCVLLAWHTIVDVVSFAALALDLVRDPRTVFTGVKGVEFRRKRFVSRGLSLDDVKHVKNVLGCTVNDVLVGVTAAALSRYYFRKSGDDATKKDVCLRSLLMVNVRSTPGIQELAQMMESSKNNDVKWGNPVGQIILPFYIAMYDDPLEYVRKAKKVVDRKKHSLEAIFTHGIGKRATELFGTKVSGAIFHRMISNTTVPFSNMIGPVEPVEFYGHRVVYIAPSVYGHPSALTILWQSYADTIRVVLAVDDSQFPDCHHLLDDFAESLKLIREAASANYQEAGNS